In Chlamydia serpentis, the following are encoded in one genomic region:
- a CDS encoding 4-hydroxy-tetrahydrodipicolinate reductase, translating into MRVGVIGCSGRTGRLIVSALKESSEYILGPGFSRTSSQTLSEVIMHNDVLVDFSNVSLTREVVNELLCFPKPLIIGTTAFPGKCMESYNRLKQLAQIVPIVLCPNASLGAYMHKRLVMLLSQLCNASYDIRIKETHHKHKKDALSGTAQDLVDTIKQVKREHWGEDYEATNIDPSKKNIEVHSSRVGDIPGEHEVAFISCGEQILIRHTIFSRDVFSQGVLSILNWLKVFSPGPGLYSPEDALQLILEKEHFLLKKTVDH; encoded by the coding sequence ATGCGTGTTGGAGTTATTGGGTGCTCTGGAAGAACAGGAAGACTTATTGTCTCTGCATTAAAGGAGTCTTCTGAATATATTTTGGGACCGGGGTTTTCACGAACGAGTTCCCAGACTCTTAGTGAAGTTATTATGCATAATGATGTGCTTGTTGATTTTTCAAATGTATCATTGACTAGGGAAGTGGTCAACGAGTTATTATGTTTTCCTAAACCCCTCATTATTGGGACTACGGCATTTCCTGGAAAATGTATGGAAAGTTATAATAGGCTTAAACAGTTAGCCCAAATAGTTCCTATTGTGCTTTGTCCAAATGCAAGTCTAGGAGCATATATGCACAAGCGTCTTGTAATGTTATTATCCCAATTGTGTAATGCAAGTTATGACATTCGTATTAAAGAGACTCATCACAAACATAAGAAGGATGCTCTCTCGGGAACAGCTCAAGATTTAGTTGATACTATAAAGCAAGTAAAACGAGAGCATTGGGGTGAGGATTATGAGGCAACGAACATCGATCCTTCTAAGAAAAACATTGAAGTACATTCATCTCGAGTCGGAGATATCCCTGGTGAGCACGAGGTAGCCTTTATAAGTTGTGGGGAGCAAATTTTAATTCGCCATACGATATTTTCTCGGGATGTTTTTAGTCAGGGAGTCTTGTCTATTTTAAATTGGTTAAAGGTGTTTAGTCCAGGACCAGGTCTTTACAGTCCTGAAGATGCTTTACAGCTAATTTTAGAGAAAGAACATTTCTTGCTTAAAAAGACAGTTGATCATTAA
- a CDS encoding aspartate kinase, translating to MFKVVYKFGGTSLATAENIRLVCDIICKDKPSFIVVSAVAGITDLLVDFCSTLEGRKEILRKIEEKHQNIVNDLAIPFSVAKWISRLLPYVQPIQISDLDFANILSVGEDISASLVRVVCSFYGWDLGFLEARSIILTDDNYLRATPNLDLMKEHWDELEFNETSYITQGFIGSNSSGDTVLLGRGGSDYSAALIAEISTAAEVRIYTDVNGIYTMDPKVISDAQRIPELSFEEMQNLASFGAKVLYPPMLVPCIRAGIPIFVTSTFDPEKGGTWVYAVDKSVSCEPRIKALSLSQHQSFCSVDYNVLGYRGLEEILRVLESYGIDPKLMTAQNNVIGFVMDDDVISQEVQERLIDILSISGVTHLHHNVALITMIGDNLSSSKIVSTITEKLKALPWPVFCFCQNSMALSFIVSSDLAEGFIEQLHNDYVKQKVLVV from the coding sequence GTGTTTAAGGTAGTTTATAAGTTTGGCGGTACTAGTTTAGCAACTGCTGAAAATATTCGTTTAGTTTGTGATATAATTTGCAAGGATAAACCCTCATTTATTGTTGTTAGTGCCGTAGCAGGTATTACTGATCTTCTGGTAGATTTCTGTTCTACTTTAGAAGGTAGAAAGGAGATACTAAGAAAAATCGAAGAAAAGCATCAGAATATTGTAAATGACCTTGCTATCCCTTTCTCAGTTGCTAAGTGGATCTCGCGATTGCTTCCTTACGTGCAACCTATTCAAATTTCTGATCTCGATTTTGCTAATATTTTGTCTGTGGGAGAAGATATTTCAGCCTCTCTTGTCCGTGTTGTTTGTAGTTTCTACGGATGGGATTTAGGATTTTTAGAAGCACGTAGTATTATTTTAACTGATGATAATTATCTGCGTGCGACTCCAAACCTTGATCTTATGAAAGAACACTGGGATGAGTTAGAGTTTAATGAAACTTCTTATATTACTCAGGGGTTTATTGGATCCAATAGTTCAGGGGATACAGTTTTGCTTGGTCGAGGGGGTAGTGATTATTCAGCAGCCTTGATAGCTGAAATCTCAACAGCTGCTGAAGTGCGTATTTATACTGATGTCAATGGTATTTATACGATGGATCCTAAGGTTATCTCTGATGCCCAACGTATTCCTGAACTGAGTTTTGAGGAAATGCAGAATTTAGCTAGTTTTGGAGCCAAAGTTCTCTATCCTCCTATGCTTGTCCCTTGTATTCGTGCTGGGATTCCTATTTTTGTTACATCCACATTTGACCCTGAAAAAGGGGGAACATGGGTTTATGCGGTCGATAAGTCTGTGAGTTGCGAGCCTCGGATAAAAGCTTTATCCCTAAGTCAGCACCAGAGCTTTTGTTCCGTAGACTATAATGTTTTAGGGTATCGAGGATTAGAAGAAATTTTAAGGGTGTTAGAATCATATGGAATAGATCCTAAATTAATGACAGCACAAAATAACGTGATCGGATTTGTAATGGATGATGATGTCATTTCCCAAGAGGTTCAAGAACGGCTTATAGATATTTTATCAATTTCTGGGGTTACACATTTGCATCATAATGTTGCATTAATTACGATGATTGGGGATAACCTTTCTTCTTCAAAAATTGTCTCTACAATTACGGAGAAACTGAAAGCTTTACCGTGGCCTGTATTTTGTTTCTGTCAAAATTCTATGGCATTAAGTTTTATTGTTTCCTCGGATCTAGCAGAAGGTTTTATAGAACAATTGCATAATGATTATGTGAAGCAAAAAGTTTTAGTAGTTTGA
- the bioB gene encoding biotin synthase BioB yields MSEEIRSWSLEDIHQIYQTPIFELIHKANTILRSNFPHSEVQTCYLISVKTGGCVEDCAYCAQSSRYQTHVKPEPMLKIVDVLDRAKRAIKLGATRICLGAAWRNVKDDRQFDRILTMIKGITDLGAEVCCALGMLSEGQAKKLYDAGLYAYNHNLDSSPEFYETIITTRSYEDRLNTIEIVNKSGISTCSGGIIGMGESEEDRIKLLHVLATRNHIPESIPINLLWPIDGTPLQDQPPISFWEVLKTIATTRIVFPKTMVRLAAGRAFLTIEQQTLSFLCGANSIFYGDKLLTVENSDVDEDAAMIKLLGLIPRPAFSVERGNPSCHANNS; encoded by the coding sequence ATGAGTGAAGAAATTCGATCTTGGTCACTAGAAGATATACATCAAATTTATCAAACTCCTATATTTGAACTTATTCACAAGGCTAATACCATATTACGTAGCAATTTCCCTCATTCAGAGGTACAGACCTGTTATCTAATTTCGGTTAAAACTGGTGGGTGTGTTGAAGATTGTGCCTATTGTGCACAATCTTCACGTTATCAAACCCATGTCAAACCAGAGCCCATGCTAAAAATTGTTGATGTTTTAGATAGAGCTAAACGTGCTATAAAACTTGGAGCAACTCGCATATGCTTAGGAGCCGCATGGCGTAATGTAAAGGATGACCGTCAATTTGATAGAATCCTTACTATGATAAAAGGTATTACAGATCTCGGAGCTGAGGTGTGTTGTGCCTTAGGGATGCTGTCTGAAGGGCAAGCGAAAAAACTCTATGACGCAGGACTATACGCCTACAATCATAACTTAGATTCCTCTCCAGAATTCTATGAAACCATCATAACAACACGTTCTTATGAAGATCGTCTTAATACTATTGAAATAGTAAATAAATCTGGAATCAGTACTTGCTCTGGAGGGATTATAGGCATGGGAGAATCCGAAGAAGATCGGATAAAACTTCTTCATGTTCTTGCAACAAGAAACCATATCCCTGAGTCCATACCTATAAATTTACTATGGCCTATTGATGGTACACCTTTGCAAGATCAACCCCCTATATCTTTCTGGGAGGTATTAAAAACAATAGCAACTACTCGTATTGTATTTCCAAAAACTATGGTGCGACTTGCTGCAGGACGTGCTTTTCTTACTATAGAACAACAAACATTATCTTTTCTATGCGGAGCTAATTCAATATTCTATGGAGATAAACTTTTAACAGTAGAGAACAGTGATGTAGATGAAGATGCTGCAATGATCAAACTGTTAGGTTTAATCCCCCGTCCTGCATTTTCAGTAGAGCGAGGCAACCCATCATGTCATGCCAACAATTCCTGA
- a CDS encoding aromatic amino acid hydroxylase, with amino-acid sequence MFSLSIPFFHQNLWSQLLSFRFPLWKNYCPSVFFDYLEAFGLFSSSLDIQTVAKLLESKTSFSYYPVSGFVPPNRYLSLLHDHCFPIATTLRTFDENDFSLTPDLIHDLLGHVPWLLHPAFSDFFLNMGRIFNKIVEKVKSLSSKKEIIQILQSHLMAIVRCFWFTVETGLIENHEGRKAYGAALVSSPRELQYAFTNDIQVFPLELDLIINQPFDTSKLQKIFFSIKHFDELLELTLNLEQMIDQGLLESVPLHNQEKCLTGFEVLFQ; translated from the coding sequence ATGTTTTCTTTAAGTATTCCATTTTTTCATCAAAATTTGTGGTCTCAGCTGCTTTCGTTTCGTTTTCCTTTATGGAAAAATTATTGTCCCTCAGTTTTTTTTGATTACTTAGAAGCTTTTGGCCTATTTTCTAGCTCCTTAGACATCCAGACTGTTGCCAAACTGTTAGAATCGAAAACAAGCTTTTCTTATTATCCTGTTTCAGGTTTCGTACCTCCCAATCGATATTTATCTTTATTGCACGATCATTGTTTCCCCATTGCCACTACGCTGCGAACATTCGATGAAAACGATTTTTCTTTGACTCCTGATCTCATCCACGACCTTTTAGGACATGTCCCATGGCTTCTTCATCCAGCTTTTTCTGACTTTTTTCTCAATATGGGAAGAATCTTCAATAAAATAGTAGAAAAAGTAAAATCTCTTTCTTCTAAGAAAGAGATCATCCAAATATTGCAGAGCCATCTCATGGCTATCGTACGCTGTTTTTGGTTCACTGTTGAAACTGGCCTTATTGAAAATCATGAAGGGAGGAAAGCCTATGGAGCTGCCCTTGTAAGCTCACCTAGAGAACTGCAATATGCCTTCACTAACGATATTCAGGTTTTTCCGTTAGAACTTGATCTGATTATCAATCAACCTTTTGACACATCAAAACTACAAAAAATTTTTTTCTCAATAAAACATTTTGATGAACTTCTAGAGCTAACTTTAAACCTGGAACAAATGATTGATCAAGGTCTATTAGAATCAGTCCCGCTACACAATCAAGAAAAATGTCTTACTGGTTTTGAGGTACTTTTCCAATGA
- the dapA gene encoding 4-hydroxy-tetrahydrodipicolinate synthase, whose translation MRLLTASVTPFFPNFTIDFSGLESLLRVQNAIGNGVVLLGSTGEGLSLTQKEKQAIVCFACNLQLNIPIFVGVAGILLDEVLDWIYFCNDLPISGFLMTSPIYSKPKERGQFLWFESLLNAAKHSAILYNIPARAGTPLYTDTVKALVNHPRFLGIKDSGGSIEEFQRYKKNAPNIHLYCGDDICWSDMARSGAYGLISVLSNAWPQEAKDYVQSPSEEAYASLWKATCRWLYKTTNPIGIKAVLAYKNYIAHPDLRLPLSIEDFDSYDLPRVVENMLAWPKLSTSILSSY comes from the coding sequence ATGCGCTTACTCACAGCAAGTGTGACACCTTTTTTTCCTAATTTCACTATAGATTTTTCCGGATTAGAATCTCTTTTACGTGTTCAAAATGCTATTGGTAATGGTGTTGTGCTTTTAGGGAGCACAGGAGAGGGTCTCTCATTAACACAAAAAGAAAAGCAGGCAATTGTTTGCTTTGCTTGTAATTTGCAACTCAATATTCCTATTTTTGTAGGAGTTGCAGGAATACTTCTAGACGAAGTTTTAGATTGGATTTACTTTTGTAATGACCTGCCTATATCAGGATTTCTAATGACGAGTCCTATCTATAGTAAACCTAAAGAGCGTGGGCAATTTTTATGGTTTGAGTCGCTGCTTAATGCTGCTAAACATTCCGCTATTCTCTATAACATCCCAGCTCGAGCAGGAACTCCATTATATACGGATACTGTAAAAGCCCTAGTTAATCACCCACGGTTTTTGGGAATTAAAGATTCTGGAGGTTCGATAGAAGAATTCCAGCGTTATAAAAAAAATGCTCCTAATATCCACCTTTATTGTGGAGATGATATTTGTTGGTCTGACATGGCTCGATCTGGAGCTTATGGCTTAATTTCTGTTCTGTCAAATGCTTGGCCTCAAGAGGCCAAAGATTACGTTCAGAGCCCTTCAGAAGAAGCATACGCTTCTCTTTGGAAAGCAACTTGTCGGTGGTTATATAAAACAACTAATCCCATTGGAATTAAAGCTGTTCTTGCTTACAAAAATTATATTGCTCACCCAGATTTACGCTTGCCTTTATCTATAGAAGATTTCGATTCCTATGATTTACCTCGTGTTGTAGAGAACATGTTAGCTTGGCCAAAACTTTCCACATCCATTTTATCTTCTTATTAA
- a CDS encoding queuosine precursor transporter has translation MNTFYRKTLLFSCLSLTFSLLLILSNLVLSSKLVPTAFFGFIIPGGLILYPLTFLISDVVNEIFGPKKARFMIFSAFIANLIACSIVQIFMFFPAVSPETHTAWHYLFDLSPLRFLASLLAFIISQQLDIILYNFLKKRTPHSSLWLRSNGSTWCSQIPDTFIVDTCVLYFGMGLSFSQTLHIMFYSYIYKITFCVLTTPLFYLAVKNIRKSLGIFSETTAKTFYLINET, from the coding sequence ATGAATACTTTTTATAGAAAAACATTACTGTTTTCCTGTTTGTCTTTAACTTTTTCTTTACTTCTTATTCTCTCTAACCTTGTCCTTTCATCTAAGCTGGTTCCTACGGCTTTTTTTGGATTCATTATTCCAGGAGGGTTGATTCTTTATCCATTGACTTTCCTAATCTCAGATGTTGTTAATGAAATCTTTGGCCCTAAAAAAGCACGGTTCATGATTTTTTCTGCTTTTATTGCCAATCTCATAGCTTGTTCAATTGTGCAAATTTTTATGTTTTTCCCTGCGGTGTCTCCCGAAACCCATACTGCCTGGCACTACTTGTTTGATTTAAGTCCTCTTCGCTTTCTAGCCTCACTACTTGCTTTCATTATTTCACAGCAACTAGACATTATTCTTTACAATTTTTTAAAAAAACGAACTCCACACTCATCTTTATGGCTCCGCAGCAATGGGTCTACGTGGTGTTCCCAAATTCCTGATACTTTCATTGTAGATACATGTGTTCTATACTTTGGCATGGGACTTTCCTTTTCTCAAACCCTACACATCATGTTCTATTCTTATATTTATAAAATTACTTTTTGCGTTCTTACAACACCTCTTTTCTATCTTGCTGTAAAAAATATTCGCAAATCTTTGGGTATCTTTTCCGAAACAACTGCAAAAACATTTTATTTAATAAATGAAACCTAA
- the asd gene encoding aspartate-semialdehyde dehydrogenase, with the protein MRIAVLGVTGLVGQKFVALLHHWHPDWVIAEVVASDSKYGQPYLAACVWQEPISPMPEAVRALHISKIEEVKSDVIVSCLPASAESMEAYFLSQGKIVFSNASAYRMHPWVPIIIPEINTRHFRLLEEQPYPGKMITSPNCCVSGIALALAPLRKFSLDHIHVVTLQSASGAGYPGVPSLDLLANTVPHIVGEEEKILRETQKILGDGKQPLSCKLSVTVHRVPVAYGHTLSLHVTFSQNVDPEEISHCYQEKNEEFPNTYQLYDNPWYPQARKHLSHDDMRVHIGPITYGGDLRTIKMNVLIHNLVRGAAGNLLANIQSYFSNYLKREMCLR; encoded by the coding sequence ATGCGAATCGCTGTTTTAGGCGTTACCGGACTTGTTGGACAGAAATTCGTAGCTTTACTTCATCATTGGCATCCTGATTGGGTGATTGCCGAAGTCGTAGCTTCGGATAGTAAATATGGACAGCCTTATTTAGCAGCTTGTGTTTGGCAAGAACCAATTAGCCCTATGCCCGAAGCTGTCCGTGCTTTACATATATCCAAAATCGAAGAAGTGAAATCAGATGTGATAGTTTCCTGCTTGCCTGCTAGTGCGGAATCTATGGAAGCATATTTTTTGTCTCAGGGAAAAATCGTTTTTTCCAATGCTTCAGCCTACCGCATGCATCCTTGGGTTCCGATTATCATTCCTGAAATTAATACGCGCCATTTCAGACTCTTAGAAGAACAACCTTATCCTGGTAAAATGATTACTAGTCCTAATTGTTGTGTCTCTGGAATTGCTTTAGCCTTAGCTCCTTTAAGAAAATTTTCTCTAGATCATATACATGTTGTCACCTTACAGTCAGCAAGTGGTGCAGGATATCCAGGAGTTCCCTCATTAGATCTTCTAGCGAATACTGTCCCTCACATTGTAGGAGAAGAGGAAAAAATTCTTAGAGAAACTCAGAAAATTTTGGGAGATGGTAAGCAACCTTTGTCTTGTAAACTCTCTGTTACTGTCCATCGGGTTCCTGTAGCCTATGGTCATACGCTTTCTTTACATGTGACATTTTCTCAGAATGTAGATCCTGAGGAAATTTCCCACTGTTATCAAGAGAAAAATGAAGAGTTCCCAAATACTTATCAACTTTATGATAACCCTTGGTACCCTCAGGCGCGTAAGCATCTTTCTCATGACGATATGAGAGTGCATATAGGGCCCATCACGTATGGTGGAGATCTTCGCACTATAAAAATGAATGTTTTAATACATAATCTAGTGCGAGGAGCTGCAGGAAATTTACTAGCAAATATACAGAGTTATTTTTCTAACTATCTTAAGAGGGAAATGTGTTTAAGGTAG